The DNA region TCAGGCCGGAGCCGGAGCCGAGCGGGGGTCGCTCACTCCTCGCGCTCTCCGGCGCCCTTGTCGTGCACCTCTCCGGCGCCCTCGTCGTGCACCTCTCCGGCGCCCACGCCGTCCACAGCGCCCCCGACGCCCTCACCACCCCCCGCCCGCTCGGCCTGCTCCGCCCGCGCCAGCGAAGCCGCCGCCTCGTGCATCGCCAGTTCCAGCAGCGCCGGATCGACCAGCGTGCCGGAGCCGTCCGGTGGGATCAGCCAGCGCACTCCGCCGGTGGACCTGCCTGGGTAGGGGACGACGATCCAGGTGCCGCGACCCGCGCCCCGCACCCCCGTGCCCAGCCAGCGCGCGACCGTGCCCGCGGGGACGAAGAAGCCCATCCGGGAGTCGCCGAAGTCGGCGAGGACCGGCCCCGGCTGGTCCACGACCCGCGCGAGCACGTCGAGCGTGGGGTAGCCCAGATCGCCGGGCAGGATGAGCACGTCCCAGAGCCGGCCCGCCGGGAGCAGGACGACTCCCAGGGGGTTGCGTTCCCACTCCCAGCGGCAGGCGTCCGGATCCGGTGCCACCGACACCAGCCACTCGACCGCCGACTTACTCCCCGTGCCCGTCATGGCGAACCTTCCTCTCGTCGGTCACGCATACGCGTGTCACGAGGGAGAGCGGCCCGGGGGGCGATCATTACGCGGCTTCCGCTACTGAGTGGTAGTGAAGCGCGTCACGGAGGGGAGCGGCGTACGCCGGTGGATGTTCGGGTCAGCTGTCGAAGCCGAGTCCCATCTTGTCCATCGCGCGCAGCCACGCATTGCGGCGCCCGCCGTTCTCGTCGGCCCGCGCGAGCGACCACTTGGTCAGCGCCACCCCGGTCCAGGCGAAGGGCTCCGGCGGGAACGGCAGCGGCTTGGAGCGGACCATCTCCAGGCGCGTGCGCTCCGTGCGCTCCCCCGCGAGCAGGTCGAGCATCACCTCGGCGCCGAACCGCGTGGCCCCCACCCCGAGGCCGGTGTACCCGGCGGCGTACGCGACCCGCTCCCCGTACGCCGTGCCGAAGAACGCCGAGAAGCGCGAGCACGTGTCGATCGCGCCGCCCCACGCGTGCGTGAAGCGCACCCCCTCCAGCTGCGGGAAGCAGGTGAAGAAGTGCCCGGCGAGCTTCGCGTACGTCTCGGGCCTGTGGTCATACTCGGCGCGGACCTTGCCGCCGTAGGGGTAGATGGCGTCGTACCCGCCCCACAGGACGCGGTTGTCGGCGGAGAGCCGGAAGTAGTGGAACTGGTTGGCGGCGTCGCCGAGGCCCTGGCGGCCCTGCCAGCCGATCGCGGCGAGCTGGTCGGCGGTCAGGGGCTCGGTCATGAGGGCGTAGTCGTACACCGGGACCGTGTACGGGCGCACGCGCTTGACCAGGGACGGGAAGACGTTCGTGCCGAGCGCGACCTGGCGGGCGTGGACGCGGCCGTAGGGCGTGCGGATCGCCATGCCCGCGCCCGGCGAGGCGAGTTCGAGGGCCGGGGTGTGCTCGAAGATCCGCACGCCGAGGTCGGCGCAGGCGCGCTTGAGGCCCCAGGCGAGCTTCGCCGGGTGCAGCATGGCGACGCCGTCGCGGTCCCAGAGGCCGCCGAGGAACGTGGGCGAGTCCACCTGCGCGCGCAGCGCCTCAGCGTCGAGCATCTCGACGCTCCCGGCGAGGCCGAGCCCGGCCATCTCCTCGTACACCTCGTGCAGCTCGGCGAGCTGGTGCGGCTGGGTCGCCACGTCGATCTCGCCGGTGCGCTCGAAGTCGCAGTCGATGCCGTAGCGGGCGACGGCGGCCTCGATCGCGTCGAGGTTGCGGGCGCCCAGCTCCTCCAACTGCCCGATCTCGTCCGGCCAGCGGGCCAGGCCGTTGGGGAGGCCGTGGGTGAGGGAGGCGGCGCAGAAGCCGCCGTTGCGACCGGAGGCGGCCCAGCCGATCTCGCGGCCCTCGACGAGGACGACGTCACGGCCGGGGTCGCGCTCCTTGGCGATCAGGGCCGTCCACAGGCCGCTGTAGCCGCCGCCGACGACGAGCAGGTCGCAGCGCTCGTCGCCGACCAGGGCGGGCTCGGGGTCGGGCTTCTTGGGGTCGTCCAGCCAGAACGAGACCGGCTTGGCCTCGGCGAGGGACGCAGTCCAGCGGCGGGTCATGGCGCCAGGGGCCATGATTTCCAACTCCTTCAGGGCTCTTACGGCTCTTACGGCTCTTACGCTCTTACGCTCTTACAGGGATTTCTTGGCGCGGCGCTTTCCGACGACCATTCCTGCCACCACGAGAAGAACGGCAATCAGGAACATCGCCGTGCCGATCACATTGATCTGAACGGGCGTACCCCGCTGCGCGGATCCCCAGACGAACATGGGGAACGTCACAGTCGATCCGGCGTTGAAGTTCGTGATGATGAAGTCGTCGAAGGAGAGCGCGAAGGCGAGCAGCGCGCCCGCGGCGATGCCGGGGGCGGCGATGGGCAGAGTCACCCGCAGGAACGTCTGCACGGGCCCGGCGTAGAGGTCCTGCGCGGCCTGTTCCAGACGCGGGTCCATGGACATCACGCGCGCCTTCACCGCCGTCACGACGAAGCTGAGGCAGAACATGATGTGTGCGATGAGGACGGTCCAGAAGCCCAGCTGAGCGCCCATGTTGAGGAACAGCGTGAGCAGCGAGGCGGCCATGACGACCTCGGGCATCGCCATCGGCAGGAAGATCAGCGAGCTCACGGCGCCGCGCGCGCGGAAGCGGTAGCGCACGAGCGCGAAGGCGATCATCGTGCCGAGCACGGTCGCGCCGAGCGTCGCCCAGAACGCGATCTGCAGGCTCAGCGACAGCGAGCCGCACATGTCGGCGACGCCGCAGGGGTCCTTCCAGGCGTCCGTGGAGAATTCCTGCCAGGAGTAATTGAAGCGGCCCTTGGGTTTGTTGAAGGAGAAGACCGTGACGACGACATTGGGAAGCAGCAGATAACCGAGCGTGAGGAGTCCCGCGATGACGACGAGATTCCGGCGCAGCCAGCGGAAGAATGTCGAGAACGGGGCGAGAGCAGCCATCAGACGAGATCCTCCGTCCCCGACTTGCGGATGTAGAACGTCACCATGAGAAGGATCGCGGCCATCAGGATGAAGGAGAGTGC from Streptomyces flavofungini includes:
- a CDS encoding NAD(P)/FAD-dependent oxidoreductase, translating into MAPGAMTRRWTASLAEAKPVSFWLDDPKKPDPEPALVGDERCDLLVVGGGYSGLWTALIAKERDPGRDVVLVEGREIGWAASGRNGGFCAASLTHGLPNGLARWPDEIGQLEELGARNLDAIEAAVARYGIDCDFERTGEIDVATQPHQLAELHEVYEEMAGLGLAGSVEMLDAEALRAQVDSPTFLGGLWDRDGVAMLHPAKLAWGLKRACADLGVRIFEHTPALELASPGAGMAIRTPYGRVHARQVALGTNVFPSLVKRVRPYTVPVYDYALMTEPLTADQLAAIGWQGRQGLGDAANQFHYFRLSADNRVLWGGYDAIYPYGGKVRAEYDHRPETYAKLAGHFFTCFPQLEGVRFTHAWGGAIDTCSRFSAFFGTAYGERVAYAAGYTGLGVGATRFGAEVMLDLLAGERTERTRLEMVRSKPLPFPPEPFAWTGVALTKWSLARADENGGRRNAWLRAMDKMGLGFDS
- a CDS encoding ABC transporter permease, with product MAALAPFSTFFRWLRRNLVVIAGLLTLGYLLLPNVVVTVFSFNKPKGRFNYSWQEFSTDAWKDPCGVADMCGSLSLSLQIAFWATLGATVLGTMIAFALVRYRFRARGAVSSLIFLPMAMPEVVMAASLLTLFLNMGAQLGFWTVLIAHIMFCLSFVVTAVKARVMSMDPRLEQAAQDLYAGPVQTFLRVTLPIAAPGIAAGALLAFALSFDDFIITNFNAGSTVTFPMFVWGSAQRGTPVQINVIGTAMFLIAVLLVVAGMVVGKRRAKKSL